A stretch of Phragmites australis chromosome 12, lpPhrAust1.1, whole genome shotgun sequence DNA encodes these proteins:
- the LOC133887250 gene encoding probable inactive dual specificity protein phosphatase-like At4g18593 yields the protein MANWPDAFKRNLVDTANHEISYFSVKFIGQSYKFGEKIGSYMFEDDPGLSPQSGSCQDPSKQHKTAYRCRKCRRIIAGQDNVVSHVPGEGESCFDWNRRKSGHPYNHKEQDCSSLFVEPLKWMTPVEDDALEGKLSCIHCGARLGYFSWSGIQCNCGSWATPAFQIIKSKVDISTI from the exons ATGGCCAATTGGCCAGATGCTTTCAAAAGGAATCTAGTTGACACTGCAAATCATGAAATATCTTACTTTTCTGTGAAATTCATTG GTCAGTCGTACAAGTTTGGGGAGAAGATAGGCAGCTATATGTTTGAAGATGACCCTGGCCTTTCTCCACAATCTGGCTCTTGTCAAGATCCTTCAAAGCAACATAAAACAGCTTACCGCTGCAGGAAATGCAGGAGAATTATTGCTGGGCAGGACAATGTTGTCAGTCATGTTCCTGGTGAGGGTGAATCTTGCTTTGATTGGAACCGAAGGAAGAGTGGTCATCCATACAACCACAAGGAACAAGATTGCTCGTCTTTATTTGTTGAGCCACTGAAGTGGATGACTCCAG TAGAAGATGATGCTTTGGAGGGGAAGCTATCATGCATCCACTGTGGAGCACGGTTAGGATACTTCAGCTGGTCAGGAATACAGTGCAACTGCGGCAGCTGGGCTACCCCTGCCTTCCAAATTATTAAGAGCAAAGTTGATATCAGCACCATCTAG
- the LOC133887012 gene encoding cytochrome P450 CYP94D108-like, which produces MAMAFAELSLFVLLLPLLYISYHLTTTLSEKKPTTHGLKAHPFLGHLPAFLQNRHRFLDWSTELILGSPELRMGFWIPGMRTGIVTGNPADVEHVLRANFANYPKGEHDISMLEDFLGHGLFNSDGEQWLWQRKNASFEFSKRSLRKFVVDVVQAEVANRLLPLLRRAGGEAGVVVLDMQDVLERFAFDTICMVAFGHDPCCLADGGILAEAKSDFMRTFGEAQDLIVGRFLDPVEVSWKIKKWLNVGTERRLKKAIADIHGFAMEIVRARRQSSSVEDRDDVLSRFVASDEHGDEVLRDIVLSFLIAGRETTSSALTWFFWLVSSRLDVVARIADEVRAVRMSTGTRPGEPLGLDALRDMHYLHAALTESMRLYPPVPIDSQSCAANDTLPDGTHVGAGWSVTYSSYAMGRLTAIWGEDCTEYKPERWLGEDGAFRPESPFRFTVFHAGPRMCLGKEMAYVQMKSIVASVLEEFVVDVKKDAGGGVPEHVLSVTLRMKGGLPVQVRRRVVAGTASAE; this is translated from the coding sequence ATGGCAATGGCCTTCGCTGAACTCTCCCTGTTTGTCCTCCTGCTTCCCCTGCTATACATCTCCTACCACCTCACAACAACTCTGAGCGAGAAGAAGCCCACCACCCATGGACTCAAAGCGCACCCGTTCCTCGGCCACCTCCCGGCGTTCCTCCAGAACCGCCACCGCTTCCTCGACTGGTCGACCGAGCTCATCCTCGGCAGCCCGGAGCTGAGGATGGGCTTCTGGATCCCTGGGATGCGGACCGGCATCGTCACCGGCAACCCGGCCGACGTCGAGCACGTCCTGCGCGCCAACTTCGCCAACTACCCCAAGGGCGAGCACGACATCTCCATGCTCGAGGACTTCCTGGGGCACGGCCTCTTCAACTCCGACGGCGAGCAGTGGCTCTGGCAGCGCAAGAACGCCAGCTTCGAGTTCAGCAAGCGCTCGCTCCGCAAGTTCGTCGTGGACGTCGTGCAGGCCGAGGTCGCGAATAGGCTGCTCCCGCTGCTTCGCAGggccggcggcgaggccggCGTCGTTGTCCTCGACATGCAGGACGTGCTCGAGCGGTTCGCGTTCGACACCATCTGCATGGTGGCGTTCGGGCACGACCCGTGCTGCCTTGCAGACGGAGGGATCTTGGCGGAGGCGAAGTCCGACTTCATGCGCACGTTCGGCGAGGCGCAGGACCTCATAGTCGGACGATTCTTGGACCCCGTCGAGGTGTCATGGAAGATCAAGAAATGGCTCAACGTTGGCACTGAGCGCCGCCTGAAGAAGGCCATCGCCGACATCCATGGGTTCGCCATGGAAATTGTCCGTGCGCGGCGCCAGAGTTCGTCGGTGGAAGACAGAGACGACGTCTTGTCGAGGTTCGTGGCCAGCGACGAGCACGGCGACGAGGTCCTCAGAGACATCGTCCTCAGCTTCCTCATCGCCGGGCGCGAGACGACGTCCTCGGCGCTGACGTGGTTCTTCTGGCTTGTGTCGTCGCGGCTGGACGTGGTGGCACGCATCGCGGACGAGGTCCGCGCGGTGCGCATGTCCACCGGCACGCGCCCCGGCGAGCCGTTGGGGTTGGACGCGCTCCGCGACATGCACTACCTGCACGCCGCGCTCACCGAGTCGATGCGGCTGTACCCGCCGGTGCCGATCGACTCGCAGTCGTGCGCCGCGAACGACACGCTGCCCGACGGCACGCACGTCGGCGCGGGCTGGTCCGTGACGTACAGCTCGTACGCCATGGGGCGGCTCACGGCCATATGGGGCGAGGACTGCACGGAGTACAAGCCGGAGCGGTGGCTCGGCGAGGACGGCGCGTTCCGGCCGGAGAGCCCGTTCAGGTTCACCGTGTTCCATGCAGGGCCGAGGATGTGCCTGGGGAAGGAGATGGCGTACGTGCAAATGAAGTCGATCGTTGCTAGCGTGCTCGAAGAATTTGTGGTCGACGTAAAGAAGGATGCCGGCGGCGGTGTGCCCGAGCACGTGCTCTCCGTGACGCTCAGAATGAAAGGGGGCTTGCCTGTGCAAGTAAGGAGAAGGGTGGTGGCTGGAACTGCAAGTGCTGAATGA
- the LOC133886795 gene encoding calcium-dependent protein kinase 25-like: MGHCCSKGAGQAAAADTDPSAPPKAEAPSHGTSANNGQRPSSSAPTKPASPAAKGTKPAAPLGTVLGRPMEDVRATYSVGKELGRGQFGVTHLCTHKATGEKLACKTIAKRKLASKDDVEDVQREVQIMHHLSGHHNIVDLRGAYEDKHNVHLVMELCAGGELFDRIIAKGQYTERAAASLLRTIVEIVHTCHSMGVMHRDIKPENFLLLSKAEDAPLKATDFGLSVFFKEGEVFRDIVGSAYYIAPEVLKRKYGPEADIWSVGVMLYIFLAGVPPFWAENENGIFTAILRGQIDLASDPWPNISSGAKDLVRKMLNINPKERLTAFQVLNHPWIKEDGDAPDTPLDNVVLNRLKQFRAMNQFKKAALRIIAGCLSEEEITGLKEMFKSIDKDNSGTITLEELKNGLAKQGTKLSDAEIQQLMEAADADGNGLIDYDEFVTATVHMNKLDREEHLYTAFQYFDKDNSGYITKEELEQALKDQGLYDAKEIKEIISEADSDNDGRIDYSEFVAMMRKGTAGAEPTNHKKRRDLVL; encoded by the exons ATGGGCCATTGCTGCTCCAAGGGCGCCGggcaggccgccgccgccgacacgGACCCATCGGCGCCGCCGAAGGCTGAGGCGCCGAGCCATGGCACGTCCGCGAACAATGGCCAGCGGCCGTCGTCTTCGGCGCCCACCAAGCCGGCCTCGCCCGCCGCCAAGGGCACCAAGCCGGCGGCTCCCCTGGGCACGGTGCTCGGGCGGCCCATGGAGGACGTGCGCGCGACGTACTCGGTGGGAAAGGAGCTCGGGCGCGGGCAGTTCGGCGTGACGCACCTGTGCACGCACAAGGCGACGGGCGAGAAGCTGGCGTGCAAGACGATCGCGAAGCGGAAGCTGGCGAGCAAGGATGACGTGGAGGACGTGCAGCGCGAGGTGCAGATCATGCACCACCTCTCCGGCCACCACAACATCGTGGACCTCAGGGGCGCCTACGAGGACAAGCACAACGTGCACCTCGTCATGGAGCTctgcgccggcggcgagctCTTCGACCGCATCATCGCCAAGGGGCAGTACACGGAGCGCGCCGCGGCGTCTCTGCTGCGCACCATCGTGGAGATCGTGCACACCTGCCACTCCATGGGGGTGATGCACCGGGACATCAAGCCGGAGAACTTCCTGCTGCTCAGCAAGGCCGAGGACGCGCCGCTCAAGGCCACCGACTTCGGGCTCTCCGTCTTCTTCAAGGAAGGCGAGGTGTTCAGGGACATCGTCGGCAGCGCGTACTACATCGCGCCGGAGGTGCTCAAGAGGAAGTACGGGCCCGAGGCTGACATCTGGAGCGTCGGCGTCATGCTCTACATCTTCCTCGCCGGGGTGCCTCCCTTCTGGGCAG AGAATGAGAATGGCATCTTCACCGCCATCCTGCGTGGGCAGATTGACCTCGCGAGCGATCCATGGCCCAACATTTCATCAGGAGCCAAGGATCTTGTCAGGAAGATGCTGAACATCAACCCCAAGGAGCGGCTTACGGCGTTCCAGGTCCTCA ATCACCCGTGGATCAAAGAAGATGGAGATGCACCTGATACACCACTTGACAATGTTGTTCTCAACAGGCTCAAGCAGTTCAGGGCCATGAACCAGTTCAAGAAAGCGGCACTAAGG ATCATAGCCGGGTGCCTATCCGAAGAGGAGATCACCGGGCTGAAGGAGATGTTCAAGAGCATCGACAAAGATAACAGCGGGACCATTACGCTTGAAGAGCTCAAGAACGGGTTGGCAAAGCAGGGAACCAAACTGTCGGACGCTGAAATTCAGCAACTGATGGAAGCA GCTGATGCTGATGGCAATGGGTTGATTGACTATGATGAGTTTGTCACCGCAACAGTGCATATGAACAAACTGGATAGAGAGGAGCACCTTTACACAGCATTCCAGTATTTCGACAAGGATAACAGTGG GTACATTacaaaagaagagcttgagcaAGCCTTGAAGGACCAAGGATTGTATGACGCCAAGGAAATCAAGGAGATCATCTCAGAAGCCGATTCTGACAAT GATGGGAGGATAGATTATTCAGAGTTTGTGGCAATGATGAGGAAAGGAACAGCTGGTGCTGAGCCAACGAACCACAAGAAGAGGCGAGACCTAGTCCTATAG